The following proteins are encoded in a genomic region of Marinobacter bohaiensis:
- the greB gene encoding transcription elongation factor GreB, with translation MRAKLITREGFNALQKELDYLWREHRPEITRKVQWAASLGDRSENADYQYNKKLLREIDRRVRYLRRALSDLKVVDYAPEQEGRVFFGAWVTVESEDGDTRRFRIVGYDEIFDRKDYISIDTPMARALLKKEVDDEAEVHTPNGTAYWVITAIEYVQDTE, from the coding sequence ATGCGCGCAAAACTGATCACCCGCGAGGGCTTCAACGCCCTGCAGAAGGAACTGGACTACCTGTGGCGGGAACACCGCCCGGAGATCACCCGCAAGGTGCAGTGGGCCGCCAGCCTGGGGGATCGCAGCGAGAACGCCGACTACCAGTACAACAAGAAACTGCTGCGCGAGATCGACCGGCGCGTGCGCTACCTGCGCCGGGCCCTGTCGGACCTGAAAGTGGTGGACTACGCCCCGGAACAGGAAGGCCGCGTGTTCTTCGGCGCCTGGGTTACGGTCGAAAGCGAGGATGGCGACACCCGCCGCTTCCGCATCGTCGGCTACGACGAGATTTTCGACCGCAAGGACTACATCTCCATCGACACGCCCATGGCCCGCGCCCTGCTCAAGAAGGAAGTGGACGACGAGGCCGAGGTGCACACGCCCAACGGCACGGCCTACTGGGTGATTACGGCGATAGAGTATGTGCAGGATACGGAGTGA